One genomic window of candidate division WOR-3 bacterium includes the following:
- a CDS encoding BamA/TamA family outer membrane protein has translation MTHKLLSLKLYISLVLAFSLSSPILGQYFGQNKLQYRSFEWKITETDHFRIYYYQGMDEITNFACQVAEDAYATLAVNFNHEFKDKIPVLVYRSPNDFAQTNVILELISESVGGFTEFLKNRVVVPFDGSYSNFRHVITHEITHAFQNDVLYGNSNIFTKIYSMDIPLWWFEGSAEFESMGWDSESYMYVRDLVFSNKLVSLPELDYYGGYIIYKEGQSVMYFISQKYGRQKIAEIFHNIKVTGSLRRAIERTLNVDYETFSEEWSKFLYSLYWPQYNFYEEIDDYSVKLTDTEKQFNYINLSPVISPDGLEVVYISDAGIYIDVLKMSALTGKIKKKLVGGQRTPQFEGLHILTSHASWSPDGDKIVLSSLSEGRDLFWIIDAETGRKLDNLDFDLDIARSPFWSNQNLIYFVGTVDGKTDIYVTDPQGMSLRRITDDFFDDTDPYVSSDGKFLYWCSDRNQSQNWAYGDYAVFEMDLENGTTRELTPRNPSVSNPFLSNQPNDSSPKLVFLATYSPGSNLYSCDLVTGEICQLTNLPGEIQSFSMDSSSNRMVLSVYTSGKWEIFTIENPLNTLDTVQFAFDTTSYVDVYSEVFQAEDTLSWEKPGLDITADWGQASMAYSSLYGFAGLLTIYLSDFMGDHRFLIQTDLAQDILKSNFNLIYYYLPKRWDLGFGIYQQSFAYWSAEDTIYVDKYFGGEMLFMYPFNRFQRFDLMLDAYQVERKHYFYDSFQDEVSFTGDTSEFFIAPSLYYVMDNTIWGYTSPFIGSRIRFGGGVAQRISANSRYYWGSFDFRKYWRLTPRSNLAFRLYLSGIRGTDPPNLYLGGYNNLRGYGINELTGFNTGFLSLEARFPFIDYLDVMFPLPILLGDIRGCLFVDAGGVVDDIESFRVFSDDPEKGFGLEDLKLDVGWGIRMFFMSAVLKLDFAVPTDLRNLNNRTRIHFSIGEDF, from the coding sequence ATGACTCATAAATTACTATCTCTAAAGCTTTACATATCGCTCGTACTTGCATTTTCCCTGTCCTCGCCGATTTTAGGACAATACTTCGGGCAAAACAAACTTCAGTACAGAAGCTTTGAATGGAAAATCACAGAAACCGATCATTTCAGAATATACTACTATCAGGGAATGGACGAAATCACAAATTTCGCGTGCCAGGTCGCCGAGGACGCCTACGCCACTCTTGCAGTCAACTTCAACCATGAATTCAAAGATAAAATACCCGTCCTCGTCTATCGAAGCCCCAACGATTTCGCCCAGACAAATGTGATTCTCGAGTTGATTTCCGAATCGGTGGGCGGTTTTACGGAATTTTTAAAAAACCGTGTTGTTGTACCCTTTGACGGCTCTTACTCAAATTTCAGGCACGTCATCACACATGAAATAACCCATGCTTTTCAAAACGACGTGCTCTACGGAAATTCAAATATTTTCACCAAAATATATTCAATGGATATACCCCTCTGGTGGTTCGAGGGTTCAGCTGAGTTTGAATCCATGGGTTGGGATTCAGAGTCATACATGTACGTCAGGGATCTCGTCTTTTCAAACAAATTGGTGAGCCTTCCCGAGCTCGACTATTACGGCGGATACATTATCTACAAAGAAGGCCAGTCCGTTATGTATTTCATTTCCCAAAAATACGGAAGGCAGAAAATAGCAGAAATATTCCACAACATAAAAGTCACCGGTTCTCTGAGAAGAGCCATTGAGAGAACCTTGAACGTCGATTATGAGACATTCAGCGAAGAATGGTCGAAATTTCTGTATTCTCTTTACTGGCCTCAATACAATTTTTACGAAGAAATTGACGACTATTCCGTTAAACTGACTGATACGGAAAAACAGTTCAACTACATAAACCTCTCCCCCGTCATATCTCCCGACGGACTCGAGGTCGTGTACATCAGCGACGCGGGTATCTATATTGACGTTTTGAAAATGTCTGCACTAACAGGTAAAATCAAAAAAAAACTCGTCGGTGGTCAGAGAACTCCTCAGTTTGAAGGCCTTCATATACTTACAAGCCATGCTTCATGGTCGCCCGACGGGGATAAAATAGTGCTGTCTTCGTTGAGCGAGGGCAGAGATCTTTTTTGGATAATCGACGCCGAAACCGGCAGAAAACTCGACAATCTCGACTTCGACCTCGACATCGCCAGATCTCCTTTTTGGTCAAATCAAAATTTGATATACTTCGTCGGCACGGTTGACGGCAAAACCGACATATACGTTACTGACCCACAGGGTATGTCCCTGAGAAGGATTACCGACGATTTTTTTGACGACACAGACCCCTATGTTTCCTCGGACGGAAAATTCCTCTACTGGTGCAGCGACAGAAACCAATCCCAGAACTGGGCATACGGAGATTACGCTGTGTTCGAGATGGACCTTGAAAATGGCACGACAAGAGAACTCACCCCGAGAAACCCTTCCGTCTCAAATCCTTTCCTTTCAAACCAGCCAAACGATTCCTCGCCCAAACTGGTTTTTTTAGCCACCTACAGTCCTGGAAGCAATTTGTATTCCTGCGACCTTGTCACCGGCGAAATCTGTCAGTTGACCAACTTACCCGGAGAGATTCAGAGTTTTTCCATGGATTCATCCTCAAACAGAATGGTCCTCAGCGTCTACACATCGGGGAAATGGGAAATTTTCACAATCGAAAATCCTCTGAATACCCTCGACACTGTCCAATTCGCCTTTGATACGACTTCTTATGTTGACGTATATTCCGAAGTTTTTCAAGCAGAGGATACTCTCTCATGGGAAAAACCAGGGCTTGACATAACCGCCGACTGGGGACAGGCGTCTATGGCTTATTCAAGTCTTTACGGCTTCGCCGGTCTTTTGACGATTTATCTCAGCGATTTCATGGGCGACCACAGGTTCCTGATACAGACAGATCTAGCTCAGGACATCTTAAAATCGAATTTCAACCTTATTTACTACTACCTGCCGAAAAGGTGGGATCTGGGTTTCGGTATATACCAGCAAAGTTTCGCATACTGGTCCGCGGAAGACACCATTTACGTTGACAAATATTTCGGCGGTGAAATGCTTTTTATGTATCCTTTCAATAGATTTCAGAGGTTCGACCTTATGCTCGACGCTTATCAGGTGGAGAGAAAACACTACTTCTACGACTCTTTTCAGGATGAAGTTTCCTTCACCGGCGACACATCAGAGTTTTTTATTGCCCCGTCTCTTTACTACGTGATGGACAATACAATCTGGGGATACACTTCTCCCTTCATCGGTTCGAGAATTCGCTTCGGAGGAGGCGTCGCTCAAAGAATATCGGCGAATTCGAGATACTACTGGGGCAGTTTCGATTTCAGAAAATACTGGCGCTTGACCCCGAGAAGCAATTTGGCCTTCAGACTCTATCTATCAGGTATAAGAGGAACGGATCCCCCGAACCTCTACCTTGGTGGATACAACAACCTCAGAGGATACGGAATAAATGAACTCACGGGTTTCAACACCGGATTTTTATCCCTCGAAGCCCGTTTCCCTTTTATCGACTATCTTGACGTCATGTTTCCCCTGCCTATCCTTCTTGGAGACATCAGGGGATGCCTTTTTGTTGACGCGGGAGGAGTTGTAGACGATATAGAAAGTTTCAGGGTCTTTTCAGACGATCCGGAAAAAGGGTTCGGCCTTGAAGATCTGAAACTCGACGTGGGTTGGGGTATTAGAATGTTTTTCATGTCAGCGGTTCTAAAACTCGACTTCGCCGTGCCGACAGACTTAAGAAATTTAAACAACAGAACAAGAATTCATTTTTCCATAGGGGAAGATTTCTGA